In a genomic window of Dyadobacter fermentans DSM 18053:
- a CDS encoding RagB/SusD family nutrient uptake outer membrane protein, with the protein MISGYKNLKTIAATACAVTTIFLLGCDKARLEPRPLSFFSPDKTFDDPDGLKATLIACERNMRYEWFGDNPPIITEAIFSDIAVEGTTDKSGPAQNMNLQITPDAQLNSTDYNRIGWYWLEGYKGIKYANVAISRINQPTYGSEAEKNALLGAAYFHRAYRYYRLVHQFGDVPLILDEVVEPKLDFYSTKREVILQKMKTDLEFAEQWVPAMTDKGTVNKGAVSHLLTKINLALGLFDDAIKSAGNVIDGGTHRLMTSRFGAHLGDPTKNLIWDLHRPENKSIANNTEALLLVIDRFMMDGNFDGGIQSMRNAVPFWHNNINTPNGSRGTIDTYNIEIDQVTRFGRGIGRLRPTYYSTDGVWDDKNDLRHAPGNWMRMEDLVYNNPALKGKDSFFGKNLQLRTTDGSLLTIDTIRCWFDWPHYKLYVPDPERVQPAGGHTDWYVFRLAETHLLRAEAYFWKGDLANAAKDLNAVRERAGAAPIAAGKINIGTILDERARELYYEEPRKTELTRIAYILAQTGKTAYNGKTYSLNNFSDDNFFYDRVIEKSNFYNKGVKTRHGDEYLISPYHVLWPIPSPTIQGNTKGIINQNKGYAGYERNVPPLTSIPQ; encoded by the coding sequence ATGATTTCCGGATATAAAAATCTCAAAACAATTGCCGCCACCGCCTGCGCCGTGACGACCATTTTCCTGCTCGGCTGCGACAAAGCGCGGTTGGAGCCCCGGCCGCTTTCCTTTTTCTCGCCGGACAAAACCTTCGACGATCCCGACGGACTGAAAGCGACGCTCATCGCCTGTGAGCGAAATATGCGCTACGAGTGGTTTGGCGACAATCCGCCGATCATTACCGAGGCGATCTTCTCAGACATTGCCGTGGAAGGCACCACCGACAAATCGGGCCCGGCGCAGAACATGAACCTGCAAATCACCCCCGATGCCCAACTCAACAGCACTGATTACAACCGGATCGGATGGTACTGGCTGGAAGGTTACAAGGGTATTAAATATGCCAATGTGGCCATTTCGCGGATCAACCAACCTACTTATGGAAGTGAGGCCGAAAAAAATGCATTACTCGGAGCAGCCTACTTTCACCGCGCCTACCGTTACTACCGCCTTGTGCACCAGTTTGGCGATGTGCCGCTGATCCTGGATGAAGTAGTGGAACCAAAGCTGGATTTTTACTCGACGAAAAGAGAGGTGATTTTGCAAAAAATGAAAACAGACCTCGAATTCGCCGAGCAATGGGTGCCTGCTATGACGGATAAAGGCACTGTGAACAAAGGCGCCGTGAGCCACCTGCTCACGAAGATCAACCTCGCATTGGGACTTTTTGACGATGCGATCAAATCGGCGGGTAATGTGATCGATGGCGGAACGCACCGGCTGATGACGAGCCGTTTCGGGGCACACCTGGGCGACCCGACCAAAAACCTCATTTGGGACCTCCACCGGCCGGAAAACAAGTCCATTGCCAACAATACCGAAGCATTGCTGCTCGTAATCGACCGCTTCATGATGGATGGAAATTTCGATGGCGGTATCCAATCCATGCGGAATGCCGTGCCGTTCTGGCACAACAACATCAATACGCCCAACGGAAGCCGCGGCACGATCGATACCTATAATATTGAAATAGACCAGGTGACCAGGTTTGGGCGGGGCATTGGCCGCCTGCGGCCTACCTACTATTCAACCGACGGCGTTTGGGATGATAAAAATGATTTGCGCCATGCGCCGGGCAACTGGATGCGAATGGAAGATTTGGTATATAACAATCCGGCGTTGAAAGGAAAGGATAGCTTCTTTGGGAAAAACCTCCAACTCCGCACCACCGACGGCTCATTGCTCACCATCGACACCATCCGCTGCTGGTTCGACTGGCCGCATTATAAACTATATGTCCCCGACCCTGAGCGCGTGCAGCCGGCAGGTGGCCACACCGACTGGTACGTTTTCCGACTGGCCGAAACGCATTTGTTGCGCGCCGAAGCCTACTTCTGGAAAGGCGACCTCGCCAATGCAGCCAAGGACCTGAACGCCGTGCGTGAAAGAGCCGGCGCCGCTCCCATTGCCGCCGGTAAAATCAATATCGGGACGATCCTCGACGAAAGAGCACGCGAGCTCTACTACGAAGAACCGCGCAAAACCGAGCTGACCCGCATTGCTTACATTCTGGCGCAAACCGGCAAAACTGCATACAACGGCAAAACATACAGCCTGAACAATTTCTCCGACGACAACTTCTTTTACGACCGCGTGATCGAAAAAAGTAACTTCTATAATAAAGGTGTCAAAACAAGGCATGGCGACGAATACCTGATCAGCCCGTATCACGTGCTCTGGCCCATCCCGTCACCCACGATCCAGGGAAATACCAAGGGCATTATCAATCAGAATAAGGGCTATGCCGGCTACGAGCGCAATGTACCGCCGCTCACGAGCATTCCGCAATGA
- a CDS encoding C40 family peptidase, protein MLFLIRSVIVVALLFAASSISNRTFAQSARPQEVASDTLNPIESLVSFATRHLHIPYRSGGASKKGFDCSGFVRYCFNQWNITLPHSSAAQAEHGEEVQLDDAKPGDLIFFKGNSTKSKRIGHVGIITEVTPGYVKFIHSAWKGGIRYDLLNAAYYSKRFVAIKRMME, encoded by the coding sequence ATGCTTTTTTTGATTCGTTCAGTCATTGTAGTAGCCTTATTGTTTGCCGCCAGTTCAATCAGTAACCGCACATTTGCCCAGTCGGCCAGGCCGCAGGAAGTTGCCTCGGACACGCTGAACCCCATCGAGTCGCTGGTATCGTTCGCTACCCGGCATTTGCATATCCCCTACCGCTCCGGCGGTGCCTCTAAAAAAGGTTTCGACTGCTCCGGCTTTGTCAGATATTGTTTTAATCAATGGAATATCACCTTGCCGCATTCCAGCGCCGCGCAGGCCGAGCATGGTGAAGAGGTGCAGCTCGACGATGCCAAACCCGGCGACCTTATTTTTTTCAAAGGCAACAGCACCAAAAGCAAGCGCATCGGGCATGTGGGCATTATTACGGAAGTAACGCCCGGCTATGTCAAGTTTATCCATTCGGCCTGGAAAGGCGGCATCCGGTACGATCTGCTCAATGCGGCCTATTACAGCAAGCGGTTTGTGGCGATCAAAAGAATGATGGAATAG
- a CDS encoding PQQ-dependent sugar dehydrogenase produces the protein MKHINNYPMPRCCALLFLLVLTSLRICAQTPEVRINSTPVISGLTSAMQLVHAGDGSNRVFIVERAGIIRAYNPGALSTPVEFLNMNSGGQVVSQDGEGGLLSVAFHPNFLTNGYVYTYYTDTAGDLVVARYTSTNPPGNIVLASSRVEVLKIPHPINNNHNGGELHFGYEDGYLYLSTGDGGAGDDPNQNGQNPQSLLGKILRIDVDPPIGTVAPYVIPPSNPFGNEVFALGLRNPFRWSFDRSTYDMWIGDVGQGAFEEVNHRTAANASGANFGWRCFEGNGYTPGIPINECPDSAGFVKPIYSYATGSARGRSVVGGVVYRGNEWPLMKGFYVGMDYFSGDIHVLNASGSVKHYETSTFTNIRDIGEDEAGEIYAVGATAVYRIEAENPLPVTLVSFSGAPAADGVRLSWQTAMEKDFRSFEIEYSADARRFENIGSVPGGSAAGGSYSFTHSTTESGNLYYRLKMVDTDESFRYSKMITVGKGGERISDLFVRPSLISSAEMNLLVEEPFLTLEVVNSGGQVVLMEKIGGRSGPVSIPLGNTTSGIYVVRMAGHDRVVQQKVLVLR, from the coding sequence ATGAAACATATCAACAACTATCCTATGCCGCGCTGCTGTGCGCTGCTATTCCTTCTTGTTCTCACATCCCTGCGCATTTGCGCACAAACTCCCGAGGTGCGAATCAATTCGACGCCGGTCATCAGCGGGTTAACCTCGGCTATGCAGCTCGTGCACGCCGGCGACGGTTCGAACCGGGTCTTTATCGTCGAACGCGCGGGCATTATCCGTGCCTATAACCCCGGGGCATTAAGCACGCCCGTTGAGTTTCTGAATATGAATAGCGGCGGGCAGGTAGTATCTCAGGACGGTGAGGGCGGTTTGCTGAGCGTTGCCTTTCACCCCAATTTCCTAACCAACGGGTATGTCTATACTTATTATACCGATACCGCTGGTGACCTGGTGGTGGCGAGGTACACCTCCACTAACCCGCCCGGTAATATCGTCCTGGCCAGTAGCCGCGTCGAAGTCCTGAAAATCCCGCATCCGATTAATAACAATCACAATGGTGGTGAGCTGCATTTCGGCTACGAGGATGGTTACTTGTACTTATCCACCGGTGATGGCGGTGCGGGTGACGATCCGAACCAAAACGGCCAGAATCCCCAGAGCCTGCTGGGAAAAATTTTGCGTATTGATGTGGACCCACCCATTGGAACAGTGGCTCCCTATGTGATCCCGCCGAGCAATCCGTTCGGGAACGAGGTGTTTGCGCTCGGTTTGCGAAATCCATTCCGATGGAGTTTCGATCGCTCTACTTACGATATGTGGATCGGTGATGTGGGCCAGGGGGCTTTTGAGGAAGTGAACCACCGGACAGCCGCCAATGCATCCGGCGCCAATTTCGGATGGCGGTGCTTTGAAGGAAATGGCTACACGCCCGGCATCCCGATCAATGAATGTCCCGATTCCGCCGGTTTTGTGAAACCCATTTACAGTTATGCCACAGGAAGTGCGCGGGGGCGGTCGGTTGTTGGCGGAGTGGTGTACAGGGGAAATGAGTGGCCGCTCATGAAAGGCTTTTACGTCGGGATGGACTACTTCTCGGGCGACATTCACGTGCTGAACGCCAGCGGCTCGGTGAAGCATTATGAAACGTCCACTTTTACGAATATCAGGGATATTGGAGAAGATGAGGCCGGCGAAATTTACGCCGTCGGGGCTACTGCCGTATATCGGATCGAGGCGGAGAACCCGCTGCCCGTAACACTTGTCAGTTTCTCGGGTGCGCCTGCTGCCGACGGGGTGCGGCTATCGTGGCAAACCGCGATGGAAAAGGATTTCAGATCGTTCGAAATCGAGTACAGCGCCGATGCACGCCGTTTTGAAAATATCGGTTCGGTGCCTGGCGGAAGCGCGGCGGGAGGCTCATATTCTTTCACGCACAGCACCACTGAAAGCGGAAATCTCTATTACCGACTCAAAATGGTGGATACCGACGAGAGTTTCCGGTATTCCAAAATGATCACCGTCGGGAAGGGCGGCGAGCGAATCAGCGACCTTTTCGTTCGGCCTTCACTGATCAGCAGTGCTGAAATGAATCTGCTGGTCGAAGAACCGTTCCTAACGCTGGAAGTCGTCAATTCTGGTGGCCAGGTGGTGCTGATGGAGAAGATAGGCGGCAGAAGCGGCCCTGTAAGCATTCCGTTGGGTAACACCACTTCAGGCATTTACGTGGTCCGCATGGCAGGTCACGACCGCGTTGTCCAGCAAAAGGTCCTGGTACTCAGATAA
- the argH gene encoding argininosuccinate lyase → MKLWQKENTVTSEKIERFTVGRDREMDIHLAEFDVLGNIAHATMLETIGLLTADDLAALKTELKAIYQQIQAGEFVIEEGIEDVHSQVELLLTRKLGDTGKKIHSGRSRNDQVLVDMKLYTRARLFEVVQATEKLFDVLSRKSEEHRNDLLPGYTHLQIAMPSSFGLWFGAYAEGLIDDIIQLNAAYRLANRNPLGSGAGYGSSFPLNRQLTTDLLGFEGMHHNVVYAQMSRGRTEQAALSAIASLAATVSRLAMDVCLYNSQNFGFIVLPDDLTTGSSIMPHKKNPDVAELLRAKTNRMKALPMEVTMVLSNLPSGYHRDMQLLKEILMPAFDEILDCLDIAAFMLEHMKVKQNLLDDPKYDLLFSVERVNELVLAGVPFRDAYKQVGAEIGDGSYTAPRELKHSHEGSIGNLQTEQIRARMEREIAAFGYDEVLETLSKLIR, encoded by the coding sequence TTGAAACTCTGGCAAAAGGAAAATACTGTTACCTCTGAAAAAATAGAACGCTTCACCGTCGGGCGCGACCGTGAAATGGATATTCATCTCGCCGAATTCGACGTGCTGGGCAACATCGCCCACGCCACCATGCTCGAAACCATCGGCCTCCTCACCGCCGACGATCTGGCCGCATTGAAAACCGAACTCAAAGCCATTTACCAGCAAATCCAGGCGGGCGAATTCGTGATCGAGGAAGGCATCGAAGACGTGCATTCGCAGGTAGAACTGCTGCTCACCCGCAAGCTCGGCGACACGGGCAAAAAAATCCATTCGGGCCGCTCCCGGAACGACCAGGTGCTGGTGGACATGAAACTCTACACCCGCGCGCGCCTCTTCGAGGTGGTACAGGCTACCGAGAAGCTTTTTGATGTGCTTTCGCGCAAATCGGAGGAACACCGGAACGATCTCCTGCCAGGATACACGCATTTACAGATTGCCATGCCGTCGTCGTTCGGGCTGTGGTTTGGTGCCTATGCCGAAGGACTTATTGACGATATTATCCAGCTGAACGCCGCCTACCGCCTCGCCAACCGCAATCCGCTGGGTTCGGGCGCAGGTTACGGCTCATCGTTCCCGCTGAACCGCCAGCTCACCACCGACCTGCTCGGTTTTGAAGGAATGCACCATAATGTGGTGTACGCCCAAATGAGCCGCGGCCGCACCGAGCAGGCCGCATTGAGCGCGATCGCTTCCCTCGCCGCAACGGTATCGAGGCTGGCGATGGACGTGTGCCTGTACAACAGCCAGAACTTCGGCTTCATCGTCCTCCCCGACGACCTCACGACCGGCAGCAGCATTATGCCGCATAAAAAGAACCCCGACGTAGCCGAACTCCTCCGCGCCAAAACCAACCGCATGAAAGCATTGCCGATGGAAGTGACGATGGTGCTGAGCAACCTGCCATCGGGCTACCACCGCGATATGCAGCTCCTGAAAGAAATCCTGATGCCTGCATTCGACGAAATCCTGGACTGCCTGGACATCGCCGCATTCATGCTCGAACATATGAAAGTGAAGCAAAACCTGCTCGACGACCCGAAATACGATCTGCTGTTCAGCGTGGAGCGTGTAAACGAGCTCGTGCTTGCCGGAGTGCCTTTCCGCGACGCTTACAAGCAGGTGGGCGCGGAAATCGGCGATGGCAGCTATACGGCACCGCGTGAACTGAAACACTCGCATGAGGGGAGTATTGGCAATTTGCAGACGGAACAAATCCGTGCGCGAATGGAACGTGAGATCGCCGCGTTCGGATATGATGAAGTGCTTGAAACGCTTTCCAAACTGATCCGTTAA
- a CDS encoding AIR synthase related protein, translating into MKTTDRYLQRGVSASKEDVHKAIEKIDKGLFPKAFCKIVPDTLAGDPDYCTIMHADGAGTKTSLAYLYWKETGDISVWKGIAQDAIVMNTDDLLCVGATGPMLYSSTIDRNKNRIPGEVIAEVINGAEEVLEMLRSYGVEIYSTGGETADVGDLVRTVTVNSTVIARMKRSEVVDNANIQAGDVIVGLASYGQATYESEYNGGMGSNGLTSARHDILGKYLSKYTESFDPEVSDDLIYSGSKNLTDPVEDAPLNVGKLILSPTRTYAPVAKALLDEMRPEIHGMVHCSGGAQTKILHFVDNLHIIKDNLLPVPPLFRLIQEESGTSWQEMYKVFNMGHRLEIYLPEAHAARVIEISQSFGIDAQVVGRVEAAAEKKLTISSEYGTFYY; encoded by the coding sequence ATGAAAACTACCGACCGTTATCTCCAGCGCGGTGTATCGGCATCGAAGGAAGATGTGCATAAGGCCATCGAAAAGATCGATAAAGGGCTTTTCCCAAAGGCTTTTTGTAAAATAGTCCCGGATACGCTCGCGGGCGATCCCGACTACTGCACGATCATGCATGCAGACGGCGCAGGTACCAAAACTTCCCTGGCGTATTTGTACTGGAAAGAAACTGGTGACATTTCGGTGTGGAAAGGCATCGCGCAGGACGCGATTGTCATGAATACCGATGACCTGCTCTGCGTAGGCGCCACCGGACCGATGCTCTATTCGTCTACCATCGACCGTAACAAAAACCGCATTCCCGGTGAAGTGATTGCCGAGGTGATCAACGGTGCCGAAGAAGTGCTCGAAATGCTCCGCAGCTACGGCGTCGAGATTTACAGCACAGGCGGCGAAACGGCCGATGTGGGCGACCTCGTCCGCACCGTGACCGTCAACAGCACGGTAATCGCCCGGATGAAACGCTCGGAAGTGGTGGATAATGCCAATATTCAGGCAGGTGATGTGATCGTGGGGCTGGCTTCCTACGGGCAGGCGACTTATGAAAGCGAATACAACGGCGGAATGGGCAGCAATGGCCTCACCTCCGCCCGACACGATATTTTGGGTAAATACCTTTCCAAATATACCGAAAGTTTCGATCCGGAAGTAAGCGACGACCTCATTTACAGCGGCAGCAAAAACCTCACCGATCCGGTGGAGGACGCGCCGTTGAATGTAGGCAAGCTGATCCTCTCGCCTACGCGCACCTACGCGCCCGTGGCCAAGGCCCTGCTCGACGAGATGCGGCCTGAAATTCATGGCATGGTACATTGCAGTGGCGGAGCACAGACAAAAATTCTACATTTTGTTGATAACCTTCACATTATCAAAGACAACCTGCTGCCGGTACCGCCGCTGTTCAGGCTGATCCAGGAGGAAAGCGGAACGAGCTGGCAGGAAATGTACAAGGTGTTCAATATGGGCCACAGGCTGGAAATTTACCTTCCCGAAGCGCACGCCGCCCGTGTGATCGAAATCTCTCAGTCGTTTGGGATCGATGCCCAAGTGGTAGGCCGCGTGGAGGCAGCCGCAGAGAAAAAACTTACCATCAGCAGCGAATACGGCACTTTTTATTATTGA
- a CDS encoding SusD/RagB family nutrient-binding outer membrane lipoprotein: MKKISSVILAGLMLVAASCKESDFSDVYPDPSKISETTVEKQFTGFLQSNKDYVLPGYLHYFTLLRVTLNQYNQTIGWINASGQYVPGSAGVENIWFNYYNLLAQYRELEKVYNSKSSTEQADRKFFMTVAKVYLYDQTQRMIDVFGAIPFTEAGMLSTKGGDYTSSAAKFDDPQALYTLMLDDLKAISAELNATTINAGYQQSFKTQDFVNKGDLTAWKRYCNSLRLRMLNRVSDVAAFQSRSNSEIAEILGNATTYPVVENNDQNIQITVFDINSGINSKGFQDGIASSGEWYGNTAGKKLVDFLNTNADPRLRLLFEPGANAKGAYIGIDPLGTAATQQALAQSGQVAIYNRYVTSHNQFFPGIIINAPEVNLIKAEYYLRTGNDASAKTAYETAIAQSMDFYNRINNISNAAQGTKPANVTTAEATAYIAGNGVSWAKATTPAQKLELIAAQKWVHYNLVQPYENWADIRRLNMPSLSFWVDNNNNQTQPPVRLNYPGNEITYNPQNYAAVRENDKLTTKLFWDVK; encoded by the coding sequence ATGAAAAAGATATCATCAGTTATTTTGGCAGGGCTCATGCTGGTGGCAGCGTCCTGTAAAGAGTCCGATTTCAGCGACGTTTACCCTGATCCTTCGAAGATCTCCGAAACGACCGTTGAGAAGCAGTTCACAGGGTTTCTTCAATCCAACAAGGACTATGTTCTGCCGGGCTACCTGCATTACTTTACATTGCTCCGTGTAACATTGAACCAATACAACCAGACAATCGGCTGGATCAATGCTTCGGGACAGTACGTTCCGGGATCTGCGGGTGTGGAAAACATCTGGTTCAACTACTATAACCTGCTGGCGCAATACCGCGAGCTGGAAAAAGTGTACAACTCCAAATCTTCGACTGAGCAGGCTGACCGCAAGTTCTTCATGACCGTTGCGAAAGTTTACCTCTACGACCAGACTCAAAGAATGATCGACGTGTTCGGAGCGATTCCGTTCACCGAGGCAGGTATGCTGAGCACCAAAGGCGGAGACTACACTTCTTCCGCAGCGAAGTTCGACGATCCTCAGGCGCTTTACACGCTGATGCTCGACGATCTGAAAGCGATCTCGGCGGAACTGAATGCAACGACCATCAACGCAGGTTACCAGCAGTCGTTCAAAACGCAGGATTTCGTGAACAAAGGCGACCTCACTGCCTGGAAACGTTACTGCAACTCGCTGCGTCTTCGCATGCTGAACCGCGTGTCGGATGTTGCGGCATTCCAGTCGCGCTCTAACTCGGAAATCGCCGAGATCCTGGGTAATGCAACTACTTATCCGGTGGTTGAAAACAACGATCAAAACATTCAGATCACCGTTTTTGATATCAACAGCGGTATCAACTCGAAAGGGTTCCAGGATGGTATCGCATCAAGCGGTGAATGGTACGGTAACACAGCCGGCAAGAAACTGGTCGACTTCCTGAACACCAACGCTGATCCACGTTTGCGATTGTTGTTCGAGCCGGGTGCTAATGCAAAAGGTGCTTACATCGGTATCGATCCACTTGGAACAGCTGCTACACAGCAGGCATTGGCACAGTCCGGACAAGTTGCGATTTACAACCGTTACGTAACCAGCCACAACCAGTTTTTCCCAGGTATCATTATTAATGCTCCTGAGGTTAACCTGATCAAAGCTGAGTATTACCTGAGAACCGGTAACGACGCATCTGCTAAAACGGCTTACGAAACTGCAATTGCTCAGTCGATGGATTTCTATAACCGCATTAACAACATCAGCAATGCGGCACAGGGAACCAAGCCTGCCAACGTAACCACTGCCGAGGCAACTGCCTACATCGCAGGAAACGGCGTAAGCTGGGCAAAAGCGACTACGCCTGCTCAGAAACTGGAACTGATCGCGGCTCAGAAGTGGGTACATTACAATCTGGTGCAGCCATACGAAAACTGGGCGGACATCCGTCGTTTGAATATGCCTTCGCTCTCGTTCTGGGTGGATAACAACAACAACCAGACGCAGCCGCCGGTACGCCTCAACTACCCAGGCAACGAAATCACTTACAACCCGCAGAACTATGCGGCCGTTCGTGAAAACGATAAACTCACTACCAAGCTATTCTGGGATGTGAAATAA
- a CDS encoding SGNH/GDSL hydrolase family protein, with translation MLLTSCDNLLDKVFPSKKDKRDKTLAFFGDSLTNGTGGTRPFGEWVGNTLTGRPLYHDAINGQISSSIATRQGGLPLTVSVAGRKFDGLEPVAVTKLNNQFLSTFLNGNIYTRTGTLAGVKCTIKRTFVQGLGDQYSVQPLAASEAELKPDIEIPDDSVFELEDAAKMRTATQILWYGRNDITESKPERDILEAIKSSVAYIAEPRRFLVLGILLAIPENKGTARYAKITAFNDELALLYRDSYVSMAPPTQAEMEAIGYTPTAEDLANIEAGNFPAGMRPANKSDQIHLNDFGYKIVANRVAAKIKDLDY, from the coding sequence ATGCTGCTCACATCCTGCGATAACCTGCTCGACAAAGTCTTCCCTTCCAAAAAGGATAAGCGCGACAAAACACTGGCATTTTTCGGAGACAGCCTCACCAATGGCACCGGTGGTACGCGGCCATTCGGCGAATGGGTCGGTAATACGCTCACCGGCCGCCCGCTTTATCATGACGCTATCAACGGGCAGATTTCCTCGTCCATCGCCACACGGCAGGGCGGCCTGCCGTTGACGGTGTCGGTAGCCGGCCGCAAATTCGACGGGCTGGAACCGGTGGCAGTCACGAAATTGAATAACCAGTTCCTATCGACCTTCCTGAACGGCAACATTTACACCCGTACGGGCACCCTCGCAGGCGTGAAATGCACCATCAAACGCACATTTGTGCAGGGGCTTGGTGATCAGTACAGCGTGCAGCCGCTCGCCGCGAGTGAAGCAGAGTTGAAACCGGATATCGAAATCCCGGACGATTCGGTGTTTGAATTGGAAGATGCCGCCAAAATGCGGACTGCTACACAAATTCTCTGGTACGGCCGCAACGACATCACCGAGTCGAAGCCCGAAAGGGACATTCTGGAAGCGATTAAAAGCTCCGTGGCGTACATCGCCGAGCCGCGGCGTTTCCTGGTGTTGGGCATACTGCTCGCCATCCCGGAAAATAAGGGCACTGCCCGCTATGCCAAGATCACCGCATTCAACGACGAGCTGGCGCTGCTGTACCGCGATTCGTATGTGTCCATGGCACCGCCCACCCAAGCGGAGATGGAGGCGATCGGCTATACGCCCACAGCCGAAGACCTGGCCAATATCGAGGCCGGTAACTTCCCCGCAGGCATGCGCCCGGCCAACAAATCGGACCAGATCCACCTCAATGATTTTGGGTATAAGATCGTAGCGAACCGCGTTGCAGCGAAAATCAAGGATCTGGATTACTAG
- a CDS encoding FG-GAP repeat domain-containing protein: MTVLRKALLFSLPIGMAGLSLAVDTGLSARSGKPLAMADSVQEGKKLAMDYCQRCHLFPEPSLLDKKTWTASVLPNMGLRLGVRANGHDPYADLIPEEAKAMRALDVYPEARQISDADWKKIVAYYRAMAPEQPLPQENTIAVADSLPLFDFSPMTVGDKQVPKTTLLKYDPVSSQLFIGDDQNALYVFGKTGLQDTWWIDSAPTDIDFPKNAPPRLLSIGVFKPSDQRTGRLMSLSKTSDASLVDIRNLPRPVQFTAGDLNMDGKEDALISGFGNHSGKLFWLDNFEADKEHVLKELPGARRAEIRDLNNDKKPDIVALMAQAWEQVSFFYNLGNGKFREKTVLQFPPSYGMSYFEMADFNRDGFQDILLTNGDNWDLSPVYKNYHGIRIYLNDGKDRFKLAWFFPLYGASKAIARDFDLDGDLDIAATSFYSDLANPAHSFIYLANDGKMGFKAYSNPLAASGKWLTMEAGDFDKDGDTDIVLGSYFHTVNEMTKLISSGQTSFPQLLVLTNRRR; this comes from the coding sequence ATGACCGTCCTTAGAAAAGCCCTGCTGTTTTCGTTACCCATCGGAATGGCGGGGCTTTCGCTTGCTGTCGACACCGGTTTGTCGGCTCGTAGCGGCAAGCCGCTTGCCATGGCGGATTCCGTTCAGGAAGGTAAAAAACTGGCGATGGACTATTGCCAGCGCTGCCACTTGTTCCCCGAACCTTCGCTGCTCGACAAGAAAACGTGGACAGCCAGTGTACTGCCCAACATGGGCCTGCGCCTGGGCGTCCGCGCAAATGGGCACGACCCGTATGCCGATCTCATTCCCGAAGAAGCAAAGGCCATGCGGGCGCTGGACGTGTATCCCGAAGCGAGGCAGATTTCCGATGCGGATTGGAAAAAGATCGTCGCCTACTACCGGGCAATGGCCCCCGAGCAGCCGCTTCCACAGGAGAACACGATCGCGGTAGCGGATTCGCTTCCGCTATTTGACTTTTCGCCGATGACGGTGGGCGACAAACAAGTACCCAAAACCACATTGCTCAAATATGACCCGGTGTCGTCACAGCTTTTCATTGGCGATGATCAGAATGCATTATATGTCTTTGGCAAAACGGGTTTGCAGGATACCTGGTGGATCGATTCGGCACCTACCGACATCGATTTCCCGAAAAACGCGCCGCCCCGGCTCCTGTCGATCGGCGTTTTCAAGCCATCCGACCAGCGGACAGGCCGGCTGATGTCGCTATCGAAAACATCGGACGCATCGCTGGTGGACATCCGTAACCTGCCCAGGCCGGTGCAATTCACGGCGGGCGACCTCAATATGGATGGAAAAGAAGATGCATTGATCTCCGGGTTTGGAAACCACTCGGGCAAATTGTTCTGGCTGGATAATTTCGAAGCGGATAAGGAGCATGTATTAAAGGAACTTCCGGGCGCCAGACGTGCCGAAATACGCGATCTTAACAATGATAAGAAGCCGGACATAGTTGCGCTGATGGCGCAGGCCTGGGAGCAGGTTTCGTTCTTTTATAATTTGGGAAACGGCAAATTCAGGGAAAAGACCGTGCTGCAATTCCCGCCATCGTATGGTATGAGTTATTTTGAAATGGCCGATTTCAATCGGGACGGCTTTCAGGATATTTTACTAACGAATGGCGACAACTGGGACCTGTCGCCGGTTTACAAAAACTACCACGGCATCCGCATTTACCTCAACGACGGCAAGGACCGTTTCAAACTCGCGTGGTTTTTCCCGCTCTACGGCGCCAGCAAAGCCATTGCCCGCGATTTCGACCTCGACGGCGATCTCGACATTGCGGCCACGTCCTTCTATTCGGACCTGGCCAATCCGGCGCACAGCTTCATTTATCTTGCCAATGACGGCAAAATGGGTTTCAAGGCATATTCCAACCCGCTGGCAGCTTCGGGCAAATGGCTTACCATGGAAGCCGGCGATTTCGACAAGGACGGCGACACCGACATTGTGCTGGGCTCCTACTTCCATACCGTGAACGAAATGACGAAGCTCATTTCCAGCGGCCAGACATCGTTCCCCCAGCTGCTAGTCCTCACCAACCGCCGCAGATAA